The window TCAATGGAGTACAGAATTTTGCTGTTCTGCCCCTCGGCGGAGTCCAGTACATATCTGACACCAGCAGGGATAGGATCGGTGATGACCGGATTGGTCATAAGGGCATCGCCAATATTTGTTGAAGTCAGAGTATATAGAATCGTATCAAGGGGGGCATAGGAGATGATGCCGCTATTGCGTTCCTCATCTGAGATATTGACCTTTTCCTCTGCAATTTTGATATCAAGTTTAGGACCAGTTTGAGCGAAACCTGATCCGATTAGTAAAATGCTGAGAATAATGATCCTGACGGTCTTGTTCTGCATATTCTGCTCCTTCTAACTTATTAATCTGGTCCATTTCACCCACTAGATCAATTTCTAGCTAAATAATGGACTGTTTATCTCTGTTAGCCCTCACGATTTGGGTTAACCCTATCTCGTTCCTAATTCTGTATAGTTGGCTGAACGCCATAAAATGATTTGAAGATCTTTGAGAAGTGTTTTGCGTCCCTGAAACCGACCCGTTGGGCCAGATCTGCGATGCTGCTCGGCACGCCGGCTTCTAATAATTTTCGGGCTTGCTCCAACCTGACTTGACGGATGTACTCCCCCGGGGTCAAGCGCTCAAGTTTTTTCAAACGACGCTCTAATTGTCTCCTGGTTACGTGGCAGGACCGGGCAAGATCATCAACCTTTAGATCTGGATTATCAATATTTTCATGGAGCGCATTAAGTAGTTTCCTCAAAAACACCTGGTCTAGTTCTGTGATCCCTGTACCAGGCGTTTTCTCGGGCTGGACATCCGGTTTTCTATTCTGCCCCAGACGTGTTAAACTTTTCACGGCAGCTAGTATCTCGTTGGTATCAATGGGTTTAGTAAAATAAAGATCAGCCAAAAGATCATAGCCATGGATCTTGTCCAATGGCTCATCCAGAGCAGTTAAAAGAATGACCGGAATAACTGATAGATCCGGATGGGATCTGATCTTCTTAAGTAGGGTGAAGCCCGACATCCGGGGCATCATCACATCTGATATGATACAATCAGGAACAATCTCCAGCGCCGCCTGAAATCCGCTCTCACCATCCATCGCTATGTCAACCGTAAATGACTGGGCCAGGGTCGTACTCAGGAGTTCAGCATCATTGGGATTATCTTCAACCACCAGGACCCGATCCTTACCCAAAGATGCTCCCTGAATACTCTGGTTCTGTTCCCCATTTGGACCGATGTTGATCATTCAAAGAATATTGCAGTTCAAGTGAATTATCGCAAGCTCTTCCTCGGCAAATAATTCTAGATGCATATCCGTCCAAAACAGATTCTCTTTAGCCACAGATGAAACACAGATTTCCACAGATGTGTTCTATAGAAACAGTAACCATATCAATAAAACATTGATGGGCAATGAAAAATGATGACATCAGCTTCAGCAATAAAACGACAAGGATAAGCAAGAATTGGTGGGGACGAATAGGACGATAATACCATATTCACTTCCAAACGGGCCAATAGATTCAAAATATTTTTTCGTTTATCAAGCTTGACGCCCTCGCAAAAAGTCCCTCTCGCAGCGCGCAGAGACGCAGAGTATTGATATTTATGGATTCAGAGTTATTTGCAGTATGTTGTTGTATTTAATGGTTTAGGGTACATTTCTTGTTTTCCCAGGTACTTCTTGCGGTTCCGTCAAGCTTCAAGTTTTTTGCATAGTCCCGAGAGCATCCTCGGGATAGGAACTTTAAGTGAAGAGAACCGGAAAAAGAGGTAGAAGCTATGGGCTGGATGGAAGTGCATTTGGTATAATTCAGCGCAGTGGATTAACCTGTCCTAAATTCTTGTTTTTGGCAGCGTATTACTTCATTTCCAAAACGTTTCGGACAGCAATGTTCTAGATGAGGCTCTTTGTTTCAGCGCTTGAGTTGATGGGGTGTGGAATAGGCTGAGAGCTTAAAATCTGTCCCAGAACTCCCAAGTTCTTCCCTACCCATCTGGTAAC of the Candidatus Neomarinimicrobiota bacterium genome contains:
- a CDS encoding response regulator encodes the protein MINIGPNGEQNQSIQGASLGKDRVLVVEDNPNDAELLSTTLAQSFTVDIAMDGESGFQAALEIVPDCIISDVMMPRMSGFTLLKKIRSHPDLSVIPVILLTALDEPLDKIHGYDLLADLYFTKPIDTNEILAAVKSLTRLGQNRKPDVQPEKTPGTGITELDQVFLRKLLNALHENIDNPDLKVDDLARSCHVTRRQLERRLKKLERLTPGEYIRQVRLEQARKLLEAGVPSSIADLAQRVGFRDAKHFSKIFKSFYGVQPTIQN